One region of Parafrankia irregularis genomic DNA includes:
- a CDS encoding enoyl-CoA hydratase/isomerase family protein translates to MGEAPITTLVRYQVDPSGVATVTLDDPATRNALGDALLDQLLDRLEQARADDAVRVVILASADDRVFSSGGNLKAFTDDSPLIEKYTALDRFPRLFRLLGGLGKPIICAANGDMLAGAFGLALACDLIIARDGVRFGCPEINVGVFPFMISALIYRSVPRAKANELMMTGRLISAAEAAGLHIVNAVVPAEGFGAEVDRWAGLVASRSPLLMRMGKNALDATRDLPLGAALDHLRGQLALACGTEDIREGVAAFREKREPRWSGR, encoded by the coding sequence ATGGGCGAGGCGCCGATCACCACCCTGGTGCGCTACCAGGTCGATCCCAGCGGCGTCGCCACGGTGACTCTGGATGATCCGGCGACCCGCAACGCACTCGGCGACGCACTGCTGGACCAGCTGCTCGACCGCCTGGAGCAGGCCCGGGCCGACGACGCCGTGCGGGTGGTCATCCTGGCCTCAGCCGATGACCGGGTGTTCTCCAGTGGTGGCAACCTCAAGGCGTTCACGGACGACTCCCCGCTGATCGAGAAGTACACCGCTCTCGATCGCTTCCCCCGGCTGTTCCGCCTGCTCGGCGGACTGGGCAAACCGATCATCTGCGCGGCGAACGGCGACATGCTCGCCGGCGCGTTCGGGCTGGCACTCGCCTGCGATCTCATCATCGCGCGGGATGGCGTGCGGTTCGGCTGCCCGGAGATCAACGTGGGCGTGTTCCCGTTCATGATCTCGGCGCTTATCTACCGCAGCGTGCCGCGGGCGAAGGCGAACGAGCTCATGATGACCGGTCGGCTGATCTCCGCGGCCGAGGCCGCCGGCCTGCACATCGTGAACGCGGTGGTGCCCGCTGAGGGTTTCGGCGCCGAGGTCGACCGGTGGGCGGGGCTCGTCGCCTCCCGCTCCCCGCTGCTGATGCGGATGGGGAAGAACGCCCTGGACGCCACGCGCGACCTCCCACTCGGCGCGGCGCTGGACCATCTGCGCGGCCAGCTGGCCCTGGCCTGCGGCACCGAGGACATCCGAGAAGGTGTCGCCGCCTTCCGTGAGAAACGGGAGCCCCGCTGGTCGGGACGGTGA
- a CDS encoding ATP-binding protein, with product MTTIRKLLVANRGEIASRVFRTAREMDVATVAVFSDPDADAPFVAEADEAVRLPGATPAETYLRADLVLAAAQRTGADAVHPGYGFLSENAAFARACSQAGVIFVGPPAEAVEAMGSKATAKKIMAAAGVPVLPGLLVDAELRADEARLRAATADLAYPLLVKAVYGGGGRGMRIVTGPEELAGAVTSAYREAESAFGDGTVFLERYVERPRHIEVQVFADAHGEVVHLFERECSVQRRYQKILEEAPSVAVDDALRARLGDAAVTAARAVGYVGAGTVEFVLDRSGQFFFLEMNTRLQVEHPVTEMITGLDLVRAQIQVAEGAPLPDELRRARIDGHAVEARLYAEDPAAGFLPSAGTLLQFEVPDLPGVRVDSGVGAGSTVEVYYDPMLAKVIAHGPTREIATRRLAGALARSRIDGLATNRDLLVAILREGQFQAGDIDTGYLDRHDPAKLAAPVPDENRLVAHLAAAVLAEAEARRSQRMLLPTLPTGWRNVGNSPQVVRTEVDGSTIEVGYRRIHHRAPKPGSPDNADSPAGPESPESFDVWIDGRRAQVALHRVEARPDGSAAVSITVAGVRSLLQVGWHGPVAYVHGRGGTTVVRILPRFSEPGAVVAPGSLVAPMPGTVVRVAVDVGDNVSAGDVVLVLEAMKMEHTVTTPHQGVVREMTAAVGAVVEGGRLLAVIEPAPAPAQG from the coding sequence ATGACAACGATCAGGAAACTGCTGGTGGCGAACCGGGGAGAGATTGCTTCCCGGGTATTCCGCACCGCCCGCGAGATGGACGTCGCGACGGTCGCGGTGTTCTCCGACCCGGATGCCGACGCCCCCTTCGTGGCCGAGGCCGACGAGGCGGTACGCCTGCCCGGGGCGACTCCGGCCGAGACCTACCTTCGAGCGGACCTGGTGCTCGCCGCCGCACAGCGCACCGGCGCGGACGCGGTGCATCCCGGCTACGGGTTCCTGTCGGAGAACGCCGCGTTCGCGCGGGCGTGCAGCCAGGCCGGAGTGATCTTCGTGGGGCCGCCGGCGGAAGCCGTCGAGGCCATGGGGTCCAAGGCCACCGCCAAAAAGATCATGGCGGCGGCCGGGGTGCCGGTGCTGCCCGGCCTGCTGGTGGACGCCGAGCTGCGTGCCGACGAGGCCCGGCTGCGCGCAGCCACCGCCGATCTCGCCTACCCGCTGCTGGTCAAGGCCGTCTACGGCGGCGGCGGGCGCGGCATGCGCATCGTCACCGGGCCGGAGGAGCTGGCCGGCGCCGTCACGAGCGCGTACCGGGAGGCCGAATCGGCCTTCGGTGACGGCACCGTGTTCCTGGAACGCTATGTCGAACGGCCCCGCCACATAGAGGTCCAGGTCTTCGCCGACGCGCACGGCGAGGTTGTGCACCTGTTCGAGCGGGAGTGCTCCGTGCAGCGGCGCTACCAGAAGATCCTCGAGGAGGCGCCGTCCGTCGCGGTCGACGACGCCCTGAGGGCGAGGCTGGGCGACGCGGCGGTGACGGCTGCGCGCGCCGTCGGCTACGTGGGTGCCGGCACGGTGGAGTTCGTCCTGGACCGGTCCGGGCAGTTCTTCTTCCTGGAGATGAACACCCGGCTGCAGGTCGAGCACCCGGTCACGGAGATGATCACCGGTCTGGACCTGGTGCGCGCCCAGATTCAGGTCGCCGAGGGCGCCCCGCTGCCCGACGAACTGCGGCGTGCCCGGATCGACGGGCATGCCGTCGAGGCCCGGCTCTACGCCGAGGACCCGGCGGCGGGCTTCCTTCCCTCGGCCGGGACGCTCCTCCAGTTCGAGGTGCCCGACCTGCCCGGTGTGCGGGTCGACAGCGGCGTCGGCGCCGGATCGACCGTCGAGGTGTACTACGACCCGATGCTCGCGAAGGTGATCGCTCACGGACCGACGCGCGAGATCGCCACACGCCGCCTCGCCGGCGCTCTCGCGCGCAGCCGCATCGACGGTCTGGCGACCAACCGGGACCTGTTGGTGGCGATTCTGCGCGAGGGGCAGTTCCAGGCCGGCGACATCGACACCGGCTACCTCGACCGGCATGACCCGGCCAAGCTCGCCGCGCCCGTTCCGGACGAGAACCGGCTGGTGGCCCACCTGGCAGCGGCCGTCCTGGCCGAGGCCGAGGCCAGGCGATCCCAGCGGATGCTGCTGCCGACGCTGCCCACCGGCTGGCGCAACGTCGGGAACAGCCCGCAGGTCGTCAGGACGGAGGTCGACGGCTCCACGATCGAGGTCGGCTACCGCCGCATCCACCACCGTGCCCCGAAGCCCGGCAGCCCCGACAACGCCGACAGCCCGGCCGGCCCGGAAAGCCCGGAAAGCTTCGACGTGTGGATCGATGGCCGGCGGGCCCAGGTCGCCCTGCACCGGGTGGAGGCGCGGCCGGACGGGTCCGCCGCCGTCAGCATTACCGTCGCGGGCGTACGTTCCCTGCTGCAGGTCGGCTGGCACGGCCCGGTCGCGTACGTCCACGGACGTGGCGGGACGACCGTCGTACGGATCCTGCCCCGGTTCAGCGAGCCCGGCGCCGTTGTCGCGCCCGGCTCGCTGGTGGCGCCGATGCCAGGCACGGTTGTGCGGGTCGCCGTCGATGTGGGCGACAACGTGTCGGCCGGAGACGTCGTGCTCGTCCTGGAGGCGATGAAGATGGAGCACACCGTGACCACGCCCCATCAGGGCGTGGTGCGAGAGATGACGGCCGCCGTCGGGGCCGTCGTGGAAGGCGGCCGGCTGCTCGCCGTCATCGAGCCCGCTCCGGCACCGGCGCAGGGGTGA
- a CDS encoding acyl-CoA carboxylase subunit beta: MRTTTSAAGYTGHARVREGTVLTSRLDIGGEQYRVNRRAQLANLAELDAQLSAAIDGGGPRYRERHHARGRLLVRERIELLVDQDSPFLELSSLAGWGSEFTVGGSVVTGIGQVAGVEVVIIAHDPTVRGGTMNPFSLRKTLRALEIARRNRLPVVNLVESGGADLPNQADLFVQAGKIFHDLSELSAMGVPTIALVFGNATAGGAYVPGMCDYAVLVDGQAKVFLGGPPLVKMATGEDADGEQLGGAAMHARVSGLADHFALDEPDAIRIGRRIVSELNWRKLGPGPSLPVEPPRYDPDELLGIAPADFRIPFDPREVLARVVDGSRFGEYKPDYGTSLVTGWAAVHGFPVGVLANANGVLFSEEARKAAEFIQLANQVDTPLLFLQNTTGYMVGTAFEQGGIIKDGAKMINAVTNSTVPHLTINMAASFGAGNYGMSGRAYDPRFMFSWVGARCAVMGAAQLAGVLSIVGRAGAEAAGRPFDEAADATRRQAIERQIEAESHAFAMSGRVYDDGVLDPRDTRTVLAIALSAAHCAPVEGRRGYGVFRM, encoded by the coding sequence ATGAGGACGACGACGTCGGCGGCCGGGTACACCGGGCACGCGCGCGTGCGGGAGGGCACGGTCCTGACCTCGCGCCTGGACATCGGCGGCGAGCAGTACCGCGTGAATCGGCGCGCCCAGCTGGCGAACCTGGCCGAGCTCGACGCCCAGCTCTCGGCCGCGATCGACGGCGGCGGCCCCCGCTACCGGGAGCGTCACCATGCCCGAGGCCGGCTGCTGGTGCGGGAGCGCATCGAGCTTTTGGTCGACCAGGACTCCCCCTTCCTCGAACTGTCGTCGCTGGCCGGCTGGGGCAGCGAGTTCACGGTGGGCGGGAGCGTGGTCACCGGCATCGGTCAGGTGGCCGGGGTCGAAGTGGTGATCATCGCGCACGACCCGACCGTGCGCGGCGGGACGATGAACCCGTTCTCGCTGCGCAAGACGCTGCGGGCGCTGGAGATCGCCCGGCGCAACCGGCTGCCGGTCGTCAACCTGGTCGAGTCAGGTGGCGCGGACCTCCCCAACCAGGCCGATCTGTTCGTGCAGGCCGGGAAGATCTTCCACGATCTGTCCGAGCTGTCCGCCATGGGTGTTCCGACCATCGCGCTGGTGTTCGGCAACGCCACCGCCGGCGGTGCCTACGTCCCGGGCATGTGCGACTACGCGGTGCTGGTCGACGGTCAGGCGAAGGTGTTCCTCGGCGGCCCGCCGCTGGTGAAGATGGCGACCGGCGAGGACGCTGACGGCGAGCAGCTCGGTGGGGCCGCCATGCACGCACGGGTCTCCGGCCTGGCCGACCATTTCGCCCTCGACGAGCCGGACGCCATCCGCATCGGCCGGCGCATCGTCTCCGAGCTGAACTGGCGCAAGCTGGGGCCCGGCCCGAGCCTGCCCGTCGAGCCGCCTCGCTACGACCCCGACGAGCTGCTCGGCATCGCCCCGGCGGACTTCCGGATTCCGTTCGATCCCCGCGAGGTGCTGGCCCGCGTCGTCGACGGGTCCCGGTTCGGCGAGTACAAACCCGACTACGGCACCAGCCTGGTGACCGGCTGGGCGGCGGTGCACGGCTTCCCGGTGGGGGTGCTGGCGAACGCCAACGGCGTGCTGTTCAGCGAGGAGGCGCGCAAGGCCGCCGAGTTCATCCAGCTCGCGAACCAGGTGGACACTCCGCTGCTGTTCCTGCAGAACACCACCGGCTACATGGTCGGCACCGCGTTCGAGCAGGGCGGCATCATCAAGGACGGCGCCAAGATGATCAACGCCGTGACGAACAGCACCGTGCCGCATCTGACGATCAACATGGCGGCCTCGTTCGGCGCCGGAAACTACGGGATGTCCGGGCGCGCCTATGACCCGAGGTTCATGTTCTCCTGGGTCGGCGCGCGGTGCGCGGTCATGGGCGCGGCGCAGCTCGCGGGCGTGCTGTCGATCGTGGGGCGGGCCGGGGCCGAGGCCGCCGGCCGTCCGTTCGACGAAGCCGCCGACGCCACTCGCCGGCAGGCCATCGAGCGGCAGATCGAGGCCGAGTCTCACGCCTTCGCCATGAGCGGGCGCGTCTACGACGACGGTGTGCTCGACCCCCGCGACACCCGCACTGTGCTTGCCATCGCGCTGTCCGCCGCGCACTGCGCGCCTGTCGAGGGACGCCGCGGCTACGGCGTCTTCCGGATGTGA
- a CDS encoding acyl-CoA dehydrogenase family protein: MDFGESTELSALREAVAAIMTPYGGTYYTQRATAGVPTDEAWAALAESGFLGVNLPEEYGGGGGGIVELAAVCEEAAAAGCPLLLLLVSAAISGEVISRFGDDDQRRRWLPGLADGSHKIVFAITEPDAGSNTHRLATRAVRDGSDWVLDGQKYYISGFDEAAAVLVVARTDQQGAPGGQERTGGPGDAGGGDRTRLSLFLVPTDAPGLVAHPLPVSAGLPEKQFTLFFDGVRVPADALVGEEGDGFRQVFHGLNPERITGAALCVGIGRNALRRAAEYATSRRVWDTPIGTHQGVSHPLAVARIEVALAGLMTRKAAWQHDNGISAAEASNMAKYAAAEAAVGAVNQAIQTHGGNGMATEFGLVPLWGLARLLRIAPVSREMILNYVAQHSLGLPRSY, translated from the coding sequence ATGGATTTCGGCGAGAGCACCGAGCTGAGCGCGCTGCGCGAGGCGGTGGCGGCCATCATGACGCCGTACGGCGGCACGTATTACACGCAGCGGGCGACGGCCGGCGTGCCCACCGACGAGGCCTGGGCGGCCCTCGCGGAGTCCGGATTCCTCGGCGTCAACCTGCCGGAGGAGTACGGCGGCGGAGGCGGGGGGATCGTCGAGCTCGCCGCGGTGTGCGAGGAGGCGGCGGCGGCCGGCTGCCCGCTACTGCTGCTGCTCGTGTCGGCCGCGATCTCCGGCGAAGTCATCTCCCGGTTCGGTGACGACGACCAGCGTCGCCGGTGGCTGCCGGGCCTCGCCGACGGCAGCCACAAGATCGTGTTCGCCATCACGGAACCGGACGCCGGTTCGAACACCCACCGCCTGGCCACCCGCGCCGTGCGCGACGGCTCCGACTGGGTCCTCGACGGGCAGAAGTACTACATCTCCGGCTTCGACGAGGCCGCCGCCGTCCTCGTCGTGGCCCGCACCGACCAACAGGGGGCCCCCGGCGGCCAGGAGCGGACGGGCGGACCAGGGGACGCCGGCGGCGGCGACCGGACCCGGTTGTCGCTGTTCCTGGTGCCCACCGACGCCCCCGGACTCGTCGCGCATCCGCTGCCGGTGTCCGCCGGGCTGCCGGAGAAGCAGTTCACCCTCTTCTTCGACGGCGTGCGGGTGCCCGCCGACGCGTTGGTCGGCGAGGAGGGTGACGGCTTCCGCCAGGTCTTCCACGGGCTCAACCCGGAGCGCATCACCGGTGCCGCCCTGTGTGTGGGCATCGGGCGCAACGCGCTGCGCCGGGCGGCGGAGTACGCGACCTCACGGCGGGTGTGGGACACCCCGATCGGCACGCACCAGGGGGTGTCACATCCGCTCGCGGTCGCGCGCATCGAAGTCGCGCTGGCAGGGCTGATGACCCGGAAGGCCGCCTGGCAGCACGACAACGGGATCTCGGCCGCCGAGGCGTCCAACATGGCGAAGTACGCCGCCGCCGAGGCGGCTGTCGGCGCGGTCAACCAGGCCATCCAGACGCACGGCGGCAATGGCATGGCCACCGAGTTCGGCCTCGTACCGCTGTGGGGGCTGGCCCGGCTGCTGCGGATCGCGCCGGTGAGCCGGGAGATGATCCTCAACTACGTGGCCCAGCACAGCCTCGGCCTCCCCCGGTCGTACTGA
- a CDS encoding aldehyde dehydrogenase family protein, with amino-acid sequence MSTPHYRFYVDGEWVDSAQRLEIRNPATGDLVATVAKGSTDDVDRAVAAAKAAHEAGDWRRTPPEKRAALLHAVADRIEARLPELAALQTRENGATIRVTGALHLGLSIGQLRYLADLAKTYPFERPGPAIGPIPAEGVLRREPLGVVGAIVPWNIPLLVIVWKVAPALAAGNTVVLKPDEHAPLIALELARECEAAGLPPGVLNVVTGDGDPVGAHLCRHPDVRKVAFTGSTEVGKSILAASADTVKRVTLELGGKGPNIILDDADLDLAVDGALFAALANNGQACEAGTRLLVPSELHDEIVRRLVARAATLSLGDPLDPATDVGPVISARQRDRILGYLESALADGATIAFGGGVPSGPGFADGYWVEPTVVTGVSNQSRIVREEVFGPVLTVLPYDSVAQAVAIANDTDYGLSAGVWGRDEERALDVSRQLEAGMVYVNDWHVINPAYPFGGFKQSGLGREGGPNALDAYTEAKFISLDRSGGLENRAAFALVLGTPPTGAP; translated from the coding sequence ATGTCCACACCGCACTACCGTTTCTACGTCGACGGAGAATGGGTCGACTCAGCGCAACGGCTCGAGATCCGCAATCCGGCGACCGGCGACTTAGTGGCCACCGTCGCGAAGGGGAGCACCGACGACGTCGACCGCGCCGTGGCCGCCGCGAAGGCCGCGCACGAGGCCGGCGACTGGCGCCGCACGCCACCGGAGAAAAGGGCAGCCCTGCTGCACGCGGTCGCCGACCGCATCGAGGCGCGCCTGCCCGAGCTGGCGGCGCTGCAGACCCGGGAGAACGGCGCGACCATCCGCGTCACCGGCGCGCTGCATCTAGGCTTGTCGATCGGCCAGCTTCGCTACCTCGCAGACCTGGCGAAGACCTACCCGTTCGAGCGGCCCGGCCCCGCGATCGGCCCGATCCCGGCCGAAGGAGTGCTGCGCCGCGAGCCGCTCGGCGTGGTCGGCGCGATCGTGCCGTGGAACATCCCACTGCTGGTCATCGTCTGGAAGGTCGCCCCGGCGCTCGCCGCGGGCAACACGGTGGTGCTCAAGCCGGACGAGCACGCCCCGCTGATCGCGCTCGAACTGGCACGCGAGTGCGAGGCGGCCGGGCTGCCACCGGGGGTGCTCAACGTGGTCACCGGCGACGGTGACCCGGTCGGCGCACACCTGTGCCGGCATCCGGACGTGCGCAAGGTGGCCTTCACCGGGTCGACCGAGGTCGGCAAATCCATCCTGGCCGCCTCCGCGGACACCGTGAAGCGGGTGACACTCGAGCTCGGCGGCAAGGGCCCCAACATCATCCTGGATGACGCCGACCTCGACCTCGCGGTCGATGGCGCGCTGTTCGCCGCGCTCGCCAACAACGGGCAGGCCTGCGAGGCCGGAACCCGGCTGCTGGTGCCGAGCGAACTGCACGACGAGATCGTGCGACGGCTGGTGGCGCGGGCGGCCACGCTGAGCCTCGGCGACCCGCTCGATCCGGCCACCGATGTCGGCCCGGTCATCAGCGCGCGGCAACGCGACCGCATCCTGGGCTACCTGGAGTCGGCGCTCGCGGACGGGGCGACGATCGCGTTCGGTGGCGGCGTGCCGAGCGGCCCCGGGTTCGCCGACGGCTACTGGGTCGAGCCGACCGTGGTCACCGGTGTCTCCAACCAGTCCCGAATCGTGCGGGAGGAGGTCTTCGGCCCAGTGCTGACCGTGCTGCCGTATGACTCGGTGGCCCAGGCCGTGGCGATCGCAAACGACACCGACTACGGGCTTTCGGCGGGCGTCTGGGGCCGGGACGAGGAACGCGCGCTCGACGTCTCCCGCCAGCTCGAGGCCGGGATGGTCTACGTCAACGACTGGCATGTGATCAACCCCGCGTACCCGTTCGGCGGCTTCAAGCAGAGCGGGCTCGGTCGTGAGGGCGGCCCGAACGCCCTCGACGCGTACACCGAGGCGAAGTTCATCTCCCTCGACCGCTCCGGCGGGCTGGAGAACCGTGCCGCGTTCGCCCTCGTGCTCGGGACCCCGCCGACCGGCGCCCCCTGA
- a CDS encoding flavin reductase family protein, translating into MTTDSRQPVDEARFRDVVSRFASGVVVVTAQVDGQPVGLTCQSFTSLSLDPPMVLFCPSKTSTSWPVVAAAEAICINILSEGQDAISNGFARSGTDKFAGVAWSPLPNSAPALHGVAAHLGATVAEVYDGGDHHIVTCRVEFLRARDERDPLLYYRSRYRRLHAVD; encoded by the coding sequence ATGACGACAGATTCTCGCCAGCCCGTTGACGAGGCTCGCTTCCGTGATGTCGTGTCGCGTTTCGCGAGCGGAGTCGTCGTCGTCACGGCCCAGGTGGACGGGCAGCCGGTGGGCCTGACCTGTCAGTCGTTCACGTCGCTGTCCCTCGATCCGCCCATGGTGCTGTTCTGCCCGTCGAAGACGTCCACGTCGTGGCCGGTGGTGGCCGCGGCCGAGGCGATCTGCATCAACATCCTGAGCGAGGGGCAGGACGCGATCAGCAACGGCTTCGCGCGAAGCGGCACCGACAAGTTCGCCGGCGTCGCATGGTCCCCACTGCCCAACAGCGCGCCGGCCCTGCACGGGGTCGCCGCACACCTGGGCGCCACGGTCGCCGAGGTCTACGACGGCGGCGACCACCACATCGTCACCTGTCGCGTCGAGTTCCTGCGGGCGCGGGACGAACGGGATCCTCTGCTCTACTACCGCAGCCGCTACCGACGACTGCACGCGGTCGACTGA